TGGAGCAGCAGTGATAACAAAACCTGGGTCTTCACCCTGCGCAACAACGCGCGCTGGTCGAATGGCGATCCGGTCACCGCTCAGGATTTTGTCTACAGCTGGCAGCGCCTGGTCGATCCTAAAAACAGTTCAGCCTTTGCCTGGTTCGCGGGCCTGAGCGGCATTGAAAATGCAGCGGCGATTACTAAAGGTGAAATGACGCCCGATAAGCTGGGTGTGGTCGCCCAGGGTAAATACCAGCTGAAGGTGACGCTGGATCGTCCGGTGCCGTGGTTCCCGGCGCTGGTGGCTAACGTGGCGCTCTTCCCGGTACCGCAGAAAATTATTGCGCAGGCGGGTGACAGCTGGACGGCACCCGGCAAACTGGTGGGCAACGGGGCCTATCAGCTCAGCGAACGGGTGGTGAACGAAAAGATCGTCCTGACCCGTAATCCTCACTACTGGGATGATGCGCACTCGGTGCTGACGAAAGTGACCTTTGTTCCGATTAATGAAGAGTCGAGCGCCACTAAGCGTTATCGTTCCAACGATATCGATATCACCGAATCCTTCCCTAAAAACATGTATGCGCTCCTGAAGAAAACGCTGCCGGGAGAGGTCTACACACCTGACCAGTTAGGCACCTATTACTACGCGTTTAACACGCAGAAAGGGCCGACGGCCGATGTACGGGTTCGCAAAGCGCTGTCATGGTCTATCGACCGTAAAGTGATTGCTGAAAAAGTGCTGGGCACGGGTGAGAAACCGGCGTGGCACTTTACGCCCGATGTGACAGCGGGCTTTAAGCCACTGCCTGTGTTCATGCAGCAGCACGATCAGGATACCCTGAATGCGCAGGCGAAATCGCTGCTCGCTGCTGCCGGTTACGGCCCCGGCAAGCCGCTGAAACTCAAACTGCTCTACAACACCTCAGAGAGCCATCAGAAGATAGCGATTGCCGTGGCCTCAATGTGGAAAAAGAACCTCGGTGTGGATGTCACGCTGGAAAATCAGGAGTGGAAAACCTACATCGACAGCCGTAACAGCGGGAACTTC
This genomic window from Pantoea sp. Lij88 contains:
- a CDS encoding peptide ABC transporter substrate-binding protein; the encoded protein is MVKTFRMTLAALCLSSILTPAIAANPPAGAQLAEQQQIVRHIKDEPASLDPLKAVGLPEIQVIRDLFEGLTNQDAQGKIVPGVAQSWSSSDNKTWVFTLRNNARWSNGDPVTAQDFVYSWQRLVDPKNSSAFAWFAGLSGIENAAAITKGEMTPDKLGVVAQGKYQLKVTLDRPVPWFPALVANVALFPVPQKIIAQAGDSWTAPGKLVGNGAYQLSERVVNEKIVLTRNPHYWDDAHSVLTKVTFVPINEESSATKRYRSNDIDITESFPKNMYALLKKTLPGEVYTPDQLGTYYYAFNTQKGPTADVRVRKALSWSIDRKVIAEKVLGTGEKPAWHFTPDVTAGFKPLPVFMQQHDQDTLNAQAKSLLAAAGYGPGKPLKLKLLYNTSESHQKIAIAVASMWKKNLGVDVTLENQEWKTYIDSRNSGNFDVIRASWVGDYNEPSTFLNLLTSGNSSNIARFSNTDYDAVIAKASRETSDQARNSDYNRAEQILAEQAPIAPIYQYTNGRLIKPWVKGYPITNPEDVAYSRELWIEKH